In Pseudomonas nunensis, a single window of DNA contains:
- a CDS encoding M14 family metallopeptidase, whose amino-acid sequence MQRIDHPLPWSHLGTERTLSVFRYGAGTRKVYIQASLHADELPGMRTAWELKKRLAELETQGQLQGVIELVPVANPIGLDQHLQGAHMGRFELGSGKNFNRAFVELSEPVAALIGGQLGDDAEVNISLIRQTMGQVLDGLPAPASQLEAMHRLLLRHACDADITLDLHCDFDAAIHVYALPQHWPQWQSLAARLKAGVALLCEDSGGSSFDESCSTPWLRLARTFPEAAIPPANLATTVELGSMGDTRVDQAQANCEAILGFLAEQGFISGTWPAAPSECCEGMPFAGTEYLFAPHHGVVSFLREAGEWVEQGDALFEVVDPLSDRVTTVRAGTSGVLFAIDRGRYTQPGTWQAKVAGRVPFRVGKLTND is encoded by the coding sequence ATGCAACGCATCGACCACCCACTGCCCTGGAGCCACCTCGGCACCGAGCGCACTCTCAGTGTGTTTCGTTATGGCGCCGGTACTCGCAAGGTCTACATCCAGGCCAGCCTGCACGCCGACGAATTGCCCGGCATGCGCACCGCATGGGAACTGAAAAAGCGCCTGGCCGAACTCGAAACCCAAGGCCAGTTGCAAGGCGTTATCGAACTGGTGCCAGTGGCCAACCCGATCGGTCTGGACCAGCACCTGCAAGGCGCGCACATGGGCCGTTTCGAGCTGGGCAGCGGCAAGAACTTCAACCGTGCGTTCGTTGAACTGAGTGAACCGGTCGCCGCGTTGATCGGTGGCCAGTTGGGCGATGATGCCGAGGTCAATATCTCGCTGATTCGCCAGACCATGGGCCAGGTGCTCGACGGTCTGCCGGCCCCGGCTTCGCAACTGGAAGCCATGCACCGCTTGCTGTTGCGCCATGCCTGCGACGCCGATATCACCCTGGATTTGCATTGCGACTTCGATGCGGCGATTCATGTGTACGCCTTGCCGCAGCACTGGCCGCAGTGGCAGTCGCTGGCGGCACGCTTGAAAGCGGGTGTGGCATTGCTCTGCGAAGACTCCGGCGGCAGCTCGTTCGACGAGTCCTGCTCGACGCCGTGGTTGCGTCTGGCGCGGACCTTCCCGGAAGCGGCGATTCCGCCAGCGAACCTCGCCACCACTGTGGAGCTGGGCAGCATGGGCGACACCCGGGTCGATCAGGCCCAGGCCAATTGCGAGGCGATTCTGGGCTTTCTCGCGGAACAGGGTTTTATCAGCGGCACCTGGCCGGCGGCGCCGAGTGAGTGCTGCGAAGGCATGCCGTTCGCCGGCACCGAGTACCTGTTCGCCCCACACCACGGCGTGGTCAGTTTTCTGCGCGAAGCGGGCGAGTGGGTGGAGCAGGGCGATGCGTTGTTTGAAGTGGTCGATCCGTTGAGCGATCGGGTCACGACCGTGCGGGCCGGGACCAGTGGCGTGTTGTTTGCGATTGATCGCGGGCGCTATACCCAGCCGGGGACGTGGCAGGCGAAAGTGGCGGGGCGGGTGCCGTTCCGGGTTGGGAAGTTGACCAACGATTGA
- a CDS encoding ABC transporter substrate-binding protein produces MKKLVMFGALALSMLSLTAVAEDAKPIRIGIEAGYPPFSMKTSDGKLTGFDVDIGDALCEQMKVKCVWVEQEFDGLIPALKVKKIDAILSSMTITDDRKKNVDFTIKYYHTPARFVMKEGTDVKDPLTELKGKKVGVLRASTHDRFATEVLQPAGIILVRYGSQQEANLDIVSGRLDATLADSVTLDDGFLKTDAGKGFAFVGPTYEDAKYFGGGAGIAVRKGDKALADQFSTAITEIRANGKYKQVQDKYFNFDVYGGE; encoded by the coding sequence ATGAAGAAGCTAGTGATGTTCGGTGCCCTGGCACTGTCGATGTTGTCCCTGACCGCTGTGGCCGAAGACGCCAAGCCGATCCGCATCGGTATCGAAGCCGGTTACCCGCCATTCTCGATGAAAACCTCTGACGGCAAACTCACCGGTTTCGACGTCGATATCGGCGACGCGCTGTGCGAGCAGATGAAAGTGAAATGCGTGTGGGTCGAGCAAGAGTTCGACGGCCTGATCCCGGCCCTGAAAGTGAAGAAAATCGACGCGATCCTGTCGTCCATGACCATCACTGACGACCGCAAGAAAAACGTCGATTTCACCATCAAGTACTACCACACCCCGGCGCGCTTCGTGATGAAGGAAGGCACCGACGTCAAGGACCCGCTGACCGAACTCAAGGGCAAGAAAGTCGGTGTACTGCGCGCCAGTACCCACGACCGCTTCGCCACTGAAGTACTGCAACCGGCCGGGATTATCCTGGTGCGTTACGGTTCCCAGCAGGAAGCCAACCTGGACATAGTCTCCGGCCGCCTCGACGCGACGCTGGCCGACTCGGTCACCCTGGACGACGGTTTCCTGAAAACCGACGCCGGTAAAGGTTTCGCCTTCGTGGGCCCGACCTACGAAGACGCCAAGTACTTCGGCGGCGGCGCCGGTATCGCTGTGCGCAAGGGTGACAAGGCGCTGGCAGACCAATTCAGCACCGCCATCACCGAGATCCGCGCCAACGGCAAGTACAAGCAAGTGCAGGACAAGTACTTCAACTTTGATGTGTACGGCGGCGAGTAA